In one Thermanaerovibrio velox DSM 12556 genomic region, the following are encoded:
- a CDS encoding acetyltransferase encodes MRKPLYVIGAGGHGKVVISTLIDMGLTPEGVLDDYPSSFGKDVLGIRVFGAPEHILSPRRPFQAVIAVGDNKARRDIEERLRSQGFSVEWIRAVHPTAYVHPSVEVGEGTVVFAGAVVQPGSSLGRHCIVNTGAKVDHDCVIGDFAHIAPGCSLAGGVRIGEGAFVGIGSAVIPCRTIGPWSTVGAGSTVIRDVAEQTVVAGCPARPIHKAAP; translated from the coding sequence GTGAGAAAGCCGTTATACGTGATAGGAGCTGGGGGACACGGGAAAGTGGTCATATCCACCCTGATTGACATGGGGCTAACCCCAGAGGGCGTGCTGGATGATTACCCCTCCTCTTTTGGGAAGGATGTGCTGGGCATCAGAGTTTTTGGGGCCCCGGAGCATATCCTAAGTCCAAGAAGACCCTTCCAGGCCGTGATAGCCGTGGGAGACAACAAGGCCCGCAGGGATATCGAGGAACGGTTGAGGTCACAGGGCTTCTCCGTGGAGTGGATAAGGGCCGTTCACCCCACCGCCTACGTTCACCCCTCCGTGGAGGTAGGGGAAGGGACCGTCGTATTTGCCGGAGCGGTTGTTCAACCGGGTTCAAGCCTAGGACGCCACTGCATAGTCAACACCGGCGCCAAGGTTGACCACGACTGCGTGATAGGGGACTTCGCCCACATAGCCCCAGGATGCAGCCTAGCGGGGGGCGTAAGGATTGGAGAGGGGGCGTTCGTTGGCATAGGCTCCGCGGTAATACCCTGCAGGACCATAGGTCCCTGGAGCACCGTAGGGGCAGGGAGCACGGTGATACGGGACGTGGCAGAGCAAACCGTCGTGGCCGGCTGTCCCGCAAGGCCTATACACAAGGCAGCCCCTTGA
- a CDS encoding sugar transferase, with protein MIYRRFLKRILDVALASAGICLLWPVMLITAILVRVKLGSPVLFKQARPGLNGKRFVMYKFRTMRYLCDASGKPLPDEERLTRFGRILRSTSLDELPELFNVLKGDMSIVGPRPLLMKYLPLYTPRQMRRHEVRPGITGWAQVNGRNAVSWEDRLEMDVWYVDNMSFILDVKIILLTFLKVLRREGISQQGRATVDEFKGGHET; from the coding sequence ATGATATACCGGCGCTTCCTCAAGCGCATCCTGGACGTGGCCCTGGCCTCGGCGGGGATTTGTCTTTTGTGGCCCGTGATGCTGATCACCGCAATCCTAGTAAGGGTTAAACTGGGAAGCCCGGTCCTGTTTAAACAGGCAAGGCCAGGGCTTAACGGCAAGCGGTTCGTGATGTACAAGTTCAGGACCATGCGGTACCTTTGCGACGCGAGCGGCAAGCCCCTGCCCGACGAGGAACGGCTTACCCGCTTCGGCAGGATCCTTAGGTCCACAAGTCTCGACGAGCTCCCGGAGCTGTTTAACGTCCTCAAGGGGGATATGAGCATCGTGGGCCCCAGGCCGCTTCTCATGAAATACCTTCCCCTCTACACTCCGCGGCAGATGAGGCGTCACGAGGTACGCCCCGGCATAACCGGCTGGGCCCAGGTGAACGGCAGGAACGCCGTCTCATGGGAGGATCGGCTAGAGATGGACGTGTGGTACGTGGACAACATGTCGTTCATCTTGGATGTCAAGATAATCCTTTTAACCTTTTTGAAGGTTCTCCGCCGGGAGGGGATATCCCAACAAGGACGGGCCACCGTTGATGAGTTCAAGGGAGGGCATGAGACGTGA